In Methanocaldococcus lauensis, a single genomic region encodes these proteins:
- a CDS encoding class I SAM-dependent methyltransferase, giving the protein MENKLLKIHTDKIKKEYEIHFEKHDPNSPEAVHWIGKEKVWLRFDILTEIDNLNGKKILDFGCGNALLFDYLKEKGIKCEYYGWDISEKMIKVAKKRHPDGNFMVVDVLEEDLKKYYNYFDYILISGVFNGIFYKGNGEYDKYDIHKKWICSILIKLWKLCKKGIAVNFLTQYVDWEEEDLYYCKIPEIIDFCVSKLSRWFVVRHDYQLYEFTMYIYKAPKVRL; this is encoded by the coding sequence ATGGAAAATAAATTGCTAAAAATACATACTGATAAAATTAAAAAAGAATATGAAATTCATTTTGAAAAACATGACCCAAATTCACCAGAGGCTGTTCATTGGATAGGTAAAGAAAAGGTTTGGTTAAGATTCGATATTCTAACTGAGATTGACAACCTAAATGGAAAAAAAATTTTAGATTTTGGCTGTGGAAACGCTTTACTTTTTGATTATTTAAAAGAAAAAGGTATTAAATGTGAGTATTATGGGTGGGATATTTCTGAAAAAATGATAAAAGTTGCAAAAAAGAGACATCCAGATGGCAATTTTATGGTGGTAGATGTTTTAGAGGAAGATTTAAAAAAATACTATAACTACTTTGATTATATATTAATATCAGGCGTTTTTAATGGAATATTCTATAAGGGCAATGGTGAATATGATAAATATGACATTCACAAAAAATGGATTTGTAGTATATTAATAAAATTGTGGAAATTGTGTAAAAAAGGTATTGCTGTTAATTTTTTAACCCAATATGTTGATTGGGAAGAAGAAGATTTATATTATTGCAAGATCCCAGAGATCATAGATTTTTGTGTATCTAAGTTAAGTAGGTGGTTTGTAGTAAGGCATGATTATCAACTTTACGAATTTACTATGTATATTTACAAAGCACCAAAAGTGAGATTATGA